In Bacteroidota bacterium, the following are encoded in one genomic region:
- a CDS encoding DUF4248 domain-containing protein, whose product MAKRVLLVSKNLSTLKNEYEVSEKVMRKWLLKVPHLQVDDRDTKDYTPKEVEMIYKHLGVPGKEFEEQ is encoded by the coding sequence TTATTAGTAAGCAAGAATTTAAGCACATTGAAGAATGAATATGAAGTGTCGGAAAAGGTGATGAGAAAGTGGCTGCTGAAAGTGCCCCACTTACAGGTGGATGATAGGGACACTAAAGATTATACTCCAAAGGAAGTAGAGATGATATACAAACACTTGGGTGTGCCGGGCAAGGAGTTTGAAGAGCAATAA